The following proteins come from a genomic window of Myroides odoratus DSM 2801:
- a CDS encoding YifB family Mg chelatase-like AAA ATPase, protein MLTKIFGSAVFGIDATTITIEVNVDHGVGYYLVGLADHAIKESSYRIAAALANIGYRLPGKRITINLAPANMRKEGSAYDLPIALGILIASEQIKMSLDETHYTLMGELSLDGTLQSINGALPIAIKAKEEGFKGIILPKDNQKEAAVVDGLAVYGVDHISEVIDFFEGKCTLAPYQLDFESDMLNQEEMLDRDFKDVKGQESIKRAMEIAAAGGHNIILIGPPGSGKTMLAKRLASILPPMTLDEALETTKIHSVVGKAKDKGLIRVRPFRNPHHTASSAALVGGGSYPQPGEISLAHNGVLFLDELPEFKREVLEVMRQPLEDREVTISRAKFTITYPSSFMLVASMNPSPSGYFHEPGSRVQSTQAEMQRYMNKISGPLLDRIDLHIEVNPVPFEKLADKQLAEPSVAIRQRVIAARKQQSVRFTPYKGIHYNAQMTTPLLREYCNLDAESLKLLKTAMDRLNLSARAYDRILKVARTIADLEHVDKIEAHHIAEAIQYRSLDREGWF, encoded by the coding sequence ATGTTAACAAAAATATTTGGAAGTGCTGTGTTTGGCATTGATGCAACAACGATCACCATAGAGGTAAATGTCGATCATGGGGTAGGGTATTATCTAGTAGGATTGGCAGATCATGCCATTAAGGAAAGTTCTTATCGCATTGCAGCTGCTTTAGCCAATATAGGGTACCGATTACCTGGAAAGCGAATTACGATAAATCTCGCTCCTGCGAATATGCGAAAAGAAGGTTCTGCTTATGATTTGCCGATTGCCTTGGGTATTTTAATTGCTTCTGAACAGATTAAAATGAGTTTGGATGAAACCCATTACACCCTGATGGGGGAATTGTCTCTTGATGGTACATTGCAGAGTATTAATGGTGCCCTACCTATTGCAATTAAAGCGAAGGAAGAAGGGTTTAAAGGGATTATCTTACCCAAAGACAATCAAAAGGAAGCGGCTGTCGTCGATGGGTTAGCGGTTTATGGGGTGGATCATATTAGTGAGGTTATTGATTTTTTTGAGGGAAAATGTACACTGGCCCCGTATCAATTAGACTTTGAAAGCGATATGTTGAATCAAGAGGAAATGCTCGACCGAGATTTTAAGGATGTCAAAGGACAAGAAAGTATTAAAAGAGCCATGGAAATTGCCGCCGCAGGAGGACATAATATTATTCTGATTGGACCACCGGGTTCTGGGAAGACGATGTTGGCAAAGCGATTGGCGAGTATTTTACCACCTATGACTTTAGACGAAGCATTAGAAACCACCAAAATACACAGTGTGGTAGGCAAAGCAAAAGACAAAGGCTTAATTCGCGTGCGTCCATTTCGCAATCCCCACCATACGGCATCATCAGCGGCTTTGGTAGGAGGGGGGAGTTATCCTCAACCCGGAGAGATTTCACTCGCACACAACGGGGTGTTGTTTTTAGATGAACTTCCCGAATTTAAACGCGAGGTATTGGAGGTAATGCGACAACCCCTAGAAGATCGGGAGGTAACAATTTCGCGTGCCAAATTTACCATTACATATCCGTCTTCTTTTATGCTTGTGGCGAGTATGAATCCCAGTCCGAGTGGTTATTTTCATGAACCGGGATCTAGGGTACAATCGACCCAGGCAGAAATGCAACGCTATATGAATAAGATATCAGGTCCGTTGCTGGATCGCATCGACCTTCATATTGAAGTCAATCCGGTTCCTTTTGAAAAATTAGCCGATAAACAATTAGCAGAACCCAGCGTAGCTATTCGCCAACGGGTCATTGCGGCTAGAAAGCAACAAAGCGTGCGTTTCACACCTTATAAAGGAATCCATTATAATGCGCAAATGACCACTCCTTTATTGCGGGAGTATTGCAACTTAGATGCGGAATCGCTAAAACTCCTAAAGACAGCCATGGACCGATTGAACCTGTCTGCACGAGCGTATGATCGAATTTTAAAAGTAGCAAGAACCATTGCCGACCTGGAACATGTAGATAAAATAGAAGCGCATCACATCGCCGAAGCGATACAATATCGAAGTTTGGATCGAGAAGGATGGTTTTGA
- a CDS encoding DUF2189 domain-containing protein produces MTNLKQTIQKILHEGYDFQPFLIMREAATYYKKTILLVVVSLLLAFFVASFLGSIALTQIIDINETATPAEIQEKLIELTSKLTQPPLLYTYLLFAVLFSALSSVLIAGFYKINAEAALGQTPRFSSVFKYFFNLKGAYVFVAQGLITLFFTTFSVLLKEYQLEMVSIIINWLINILTIFATPLIIFGRMSPFAAIKTSIQVVNKQPIPIILTVVLNYFLVFSGLFFFLVGILITLPYLFSIYFTLYKQIIGYNLEEAKV; encoded by the coding sequence ATGACTAATTTAAAACAAACAATTCAAAAAATTCTACATGAAGGATATGATTTCCAACCTTTTCTGATAATGAGAGAGGCGGCAACCTACTATAAAAAAACCATTTTACTTGTTGTTGTCAGTCTATTGCTTGCTTTCTTTGTTGCTTCTTTTTTGGGGTCTATTGCCTTAACGCAAATCATAGACATCAATGAAACTGCAACACCAGCCGAAATTCAAGAAAAACTAATTGAATTGACTAGCAAGCTAACACAACCTCCATTGTTGTATACTTATTTGCTTTTTGCAGTCTTATTTTCGGCTTTATCTAGTGTGCTCATTGCAGGATTTTACAAGATAAACGCAGAAGCAGCACTAGGACAAACTCCGCGTTTTAGTAGTGTTTTTAAATATTTTTTCAATCTAAAAGGAGCTTATGTTTTTGTCGCACAAGGATTAATTACTTTGTTCTTTACGACATTCTCTGTCTTGCTGAAAGAATATCAATTGGAAATGGTTTCCATCATTATCAATTGGTTAATTAATATCTTAACAATATTCGCTACTCCTTTGATTATTTTTGGTCGTATGTCTCCTTTTGCTGCAATCAAAACGAGTATTCAAGTCGTTAATAAACAACCCATTCCCATTATACTAACAGTAGTATTGAATTATTTCTTAGTATTTTCAGGTCTATTTTTCTTCCTTGTAGGAATTTTAATCACCTTACCTTACTTATTCTCTATCTACTTTACCTTGTATAAACAGATTATTGGTTACAACTTAGAAGAAGCGAAAGTTTAA
- the ypfJ gene encoding KPN_02809 family neutral zinc metallopeptidase encodes MKWENRRESKNVRDNRGKSMVGKTALGGGLIGIIAMLLVIFGGETGQQIAPVLEQLNQGGQTTEQTETRTLSSEEVKMGKMVSVIVADTEDVWHDIFDQMGQIYQEPALELFDDQVQTECGNAQASVGPFYCPADQTVYMDLRFFEELHQRFGAEKGDFAIAYVIAHEIGHHVQNLLGTNTKVWEQQQRLSKKEANKLSVAQELQADFYAGVWAKHVQKYLEPKDIDIALSAAQAVGDDAIQKRVTGQVNPDSFTHGTSKQRKEWFMKGYQTGDIKQGNTFDFIK; translated from the coding sequence ATGAAATGGGAAAATCGCAGAGAAAGTAAAAATGTCCGAGACAATCGAGGAAAATCGATGGTTGGAAAAACCGCATTAGGCGGAGGTTTAATTGGTATTATTGCCATGCTTCTTGTTATTTTTGGAGGCGAAACGGGGCAACAAATTGCACCAGTCTTAGAGCAATTGAATCAAGGTGGACAAACAACGGAACAAACAGAAACAAGGACCCTTTCATCCGAAGAAGTTAAAATGGGTAAAATGGTTTCCGTTATCGTTGCAGATACGGAAGATGTTTGGCATGATATTTTTGATCAAATGGGGCAAATCTACCAAGAACCAGCCCTTGAACTCTTCGATGATCAAGTGCAAACCGAATGTGGAAATGCGCAAGCTAGCGTAGGCCCTTTCTACTGTCCTGCGGATCAAACCGTCTATATGGATTTGCGATTCTTCGAGGAATTACACCAACGTTTCGGTGCAGAGAAAGGCGATTTCGCGATTGCTTATGTCATTGCACATGAAATTGGACACCACGTACAGAACTTATTAGGAACAAATACCAAAGTATGGGAGCAACAACAACGACTGAGTAAAAAAGAAGCCAATAAATTATCCGTTGCCCAAGAACTACAAGCTGATTTCTATGCAGGTGTTTGGGCTAAACACGTTCAAAAATACCTAGAACCCAAAGATATTGATATTGCCTTAAGCGCTGCACAAGCTGTTGGAGACGATGCTATTCAAAAAAGAGTAACTGGACAAGTTAATCCTGATTCCTTTACCCACGGTACCTCTAAACAACGCAAAGAATGGTTCATGAAAGGATATCAAACAGGCGATATCAAACAAGGCAATACATTCGATTTTATCAAATAA
- a CDS encoding DUF6804 family protein codes for MEKGLKIGAMLLLLAGMLSLPKDFYELTKFILIALFGILAYNSHVEANIKGTGLYIALIILFQPFVPIPFGATVWMVIHGAIIAFLGVTLFAPKSKLRKAI; via the coding sequence ATGGAAAAAGGATTAAAAATAGGCGCAATGTTATTGTTATTAGCAGGTATGCTAAGCTTGCCAAAAGATTTTTATGAATTGACAAAATTCATTTTGATTGCATTATTCGGTATCCTAGCTTACAATTCACATGTGGAAGCAAATATTAAAGGTACTGGACTTTATATTGCCTTAATCATCTTGTTTCAACCTTTCGTTCCAATTCCATTTGGAGCTACAGTTTGGATGGTGATCCACGGTGCAATTATTGCGTTTCTAGGAGTAACTTTATTCGCTCCTAAAAGTAAGCTTCGCAAAGCTATTTAA
- the gcvT gene encoding glycine cleavage system aminomethyltransferase GcvT: MKQVTLNHIHEGLGAKMVPFAGFSMPVQYEGVNAEHETVRNGVGVFDVSHMGIFKISGPNALPLIQKVTSNDASTLVDGKAQYCYFPNEKGGVIDDIITYRINENEYLMVVNASNIDKDWTWINQHNDVNATLENLSDGYSILAIQGPKAVEAMQSLTSVNLTDLKFYNFTIDTFAGAKDVVISATGYTGSGGFEIYAKNEDIEMIWNKVFEAGANWGIKPIGLAARDTLRLEMGYCLYGNELNDEISPLEAGLGWVTKFTKDFISADILKAQKEAGLQNKLVGFELVEKGIPRHDYEIVDATGAVIGKVTSGTMSPSLGKGIGMGYVTLAHAAEGSTIYIRIRKNDVEAKVVKTPFYKK, from the coding sequence ATGAAACAAGTAACTTTAAATCACATTCACGAAGGTTTAGGAGCTAAAATGGTTCCATTTGCAGGATTTTCAATGCCTGTTCAATATGAAGGTGTAAATGCAGAACACGAGACAGTAAGAAACGGTGTAGGGGTATTTGATGTATCTCACATGGGGATTTTCAAAATTTCGGGTCCGAATGCATTGCCATTAATCCAAAAAGTTACTTCTAATGATGCTTCTACGTTGGTAGATGGAAAAGCACAATACTGTTATTTTCCAAATGAAAAAGGAGGAGTAATCGACGATATCATTACCTATAGAATCAATGAGAATGAATATCTAATGGTGGTAAATGCATCGAATATCGATAAAGATTGGACGTGGATCAACCAGCATAATGATGTAAATGCAACACTTGAAAACTTATCTGATGGCTATTCTATTTTAGCTATTCAGGGGCCTAAAGCTGTTGAAGCAATGCAAAGCTTAACCTCAGTGAACTTAACTGATCTTAAATTTTACAACTTTACCATCGATACTTTTGCTGGAGCAAAAGACGTAGTAATTTCTGCAACAGGCTATACTGGTTCAGGAGGATTTGAAATCTACGCGAAAAACGAAGATATCGAAATGATTTGGAACAAAGTATTTGAAGCTGGTGCAAATTGGGGAATCAAACCTATTGGATTAGCAGCACGTGATACTTTGCGTTTAGAAATGGGATATTGCTTATATGGAAATGAGCTAAACGATGAAATCTCTCCTCTAGAAGCAGGATTAGGATGGGTTACTAAATTCACTAAAGACTTCATTAGTGCAGATATCTTAAAAGCACAAAAAGAAGCAGGACTACAAAACAAATTAGTAGGATTTGAATTGGTAGAAAAAGGTATTCCAAGACACGATTACGAAATTGTGGATGCAACAGGTGCTGTAATTGGAAAAGTTACTTCAGGAACGATGTCTCCTTCTTTAGGAAAGGGAATCGGAATGGGGTATGTAACCTTAGCACATGCTGCTGAAGGTAGTACAATCTACATTAGAATTAGAAAAAACGATGTTGAAGCAAAAGTGGTAAAAACACCGTTTTACAAAAAATAA
- a CDS encoding YebC/PmpR family DNA-binding transcriptional regulator: MGRAFEFRKGRKLKRWSAMAKTFTRIGKDIVMAIKEGGPNPETNSRLRAVMQNAKAANMPKENVERAIKRATDKDTENYKEVMFEGYGPHGIAFLIECATDNNNRTVANIRSYFNKCNGTLGTSGSVEFMFDHTCNFRIPADANRDLEEFELELIDYGIDEIFEDEDGVMIYAPFESFGAIQKELESRNIEILSSGFDRIPQVTKELTEAEQADVDKLLEKIEEDDDVQNVFTTMA, from the coding sequence ATGGGAAGAGCGTTTGAATTTAGAAAAGGACGTAAGCTAAAACGTTGGTCTGCTATGGCAAAAACGTTTACGAGAATTGGTAAGGACATTGTAATGGCTATTAAAGAAGGTGGACCTAACCCAGAAACAAACTCTCGCTTACGTGCAGTTATGCAAAACGCTAAGGCAGCTAATATGCCGAAAGAAAACGTTGAGCGTGCAATAAAACGTGCTACTGATAAAGACACCGAAAACTATAAAGAAGTAATGTTTGAAGGCTATGGTCCTCATGGAATTGCTTTCTTAATTGAATGTGCTACAGATAACAACAACCGTACAGTTGCTAATATTAGAAGTTACTTTAATAAATGCAATGGTACGTTAGGAACATCTGGTTCAGTAGAGTTTATGTTTGATCATACTTGTAACTTTAGAATACCTGCAGATGCCAATAGAGATTTAGAAGAATTTGAATTGGAGTTGATTGATTATGGTATTGATGAAATTTTTGAAGATGAGGATGGAGTAATGATTTATGCTCCTTTTGAAAGCTTTGGTGCAATTCAAAAAGAACTAGAAAGTAGAAATATTGAAATTTTATCTTCAGGATTTGACCGTATTCCACAAGTTACAAAAGAATTGACAGAAGCTGAACAAGCAGATGTGGATAAATTATTAGAAAAAATTGAAGAAGACGATGACGTTCAAAACGTTTTCACAACGATGGCGTAA
- a CDS encoding RluA family pseudouridine synthase, which translates to MKVVSTPDNLQILHEDNHLIVINKRVGDLVQGDQTGDMPLSDIIKLYLKKKYNKPGEAYLGVVHRLDRPTSGIVVFAKTSKALTRLNESFKNRETKKTYWAVVKDAPPKVEDTLEHFLVRNPKNNTSKAHNKEVSNSKKAKLTYRLFHQLKTYSALEIDLHTGRHHQIRCQLAAVGCPIKGDLKYGADRSNPDGGIHLHARSLTFTHPVTKEILTIVAPTPEDVIWNEISK; encoded by the coding sequence ATGAAAGTTGTTTCTACTCCAGATAATTTACAAATCTTACACGAAGACAATCACCTCATCGTGATAAATAAACGCGTGGGTGATTTAGTTCAAGGGGATCAAACGGGAGATATGCCTTTAAGTGATATCATCAAATTGTATTTAAAGAAAAAGTACAATAAACCAGGTGAAGCTTATTTAGGTGTGGTACATCGCTTGGATCGTCCTACCTCGGGAATTGTGGTATTTGCCAAAACATCCAAAGCCTTGACGCGTTTGAACGAATCTTTTAAAAATAGAGAAACGAAGAAAACGTATTGGGCGGTTGTGAAAGATGCTCCTCCTAAAGTAGAAGATACTTTAGAGCATTTTTTAGTCCGAAACCCAAAGAATAACACCTCTAAAGCGCATAATAAAGAAGTTTCCAATAGTAAAAAAGCAAAATTGACTTATCGTTTGTTTCATCAATTGAAAACGTATTCTGCTTTAGAAATTGATTTACACACGGGACGTCATCACCAAATACGCTGCCAATTAGCCGCAGTAGGTTGTCCTATTAAGGGGGATTTAAAGTATGGGGCTGATCGAAGCAATCCAGACGGCGGAATTCACCTACACGCACGTTCGTTAACGTTTACTCATCCTGTAACGAAGGAAATCCTGACGATCGTAGCTCCAACACCAGAAGATGTGATTTGGAATGAAATTAGTAAGTGA
- the panB gene encoding 3-methyl-2-oxobutanoate hydroxymethyltransferase, with product MSVAKKDYKKVTTKSLIDMKANGEKISMLTCYDYSMAKVLEAGGIDVMLVGDSASNVMAGHETTLPITLDQMIYHAQSVVRGADRALIVVDLPFGSYQSDPKEALRSSIRIMKESGAHAVKMEGGIEIKEGIKRILEAGIPVMGHLGLTPQSIYKFGTYTVRAKEEEEAEQLMKDAKMLEEIGCFAVVLEKIPATLAKKVAESISIPVIGIGAGNGVDGQVLVIHDMIGLTHEFNPKFLRRYLNIFDQMKDAVAQYVDDVKAVDFPNENEQY from the coding sequence AATATCAATGCTTACTTGTTATGATTACTCAATGGCCAAGGTTTTAGAAGCTGGTGGAATTGATGTCATGTTAGTTGGAGATTCTGCTAGTAATGTAATGGCAGGACACGAAACAACATTGCCGATCACACTAGATCAAATGATATACCATGCACAATCGGTAGTACGAGGTGCAGATAGAGCTTTAATTGTAGTGGATTTACCTTTTGGTTCTTACCAATCTGATCCTAAAGAGGCATTGCGTTCTTCTATTCGAATTATGAAAGAAAGTGGCGCACATGCAGTAAAAATGGAAGGTGGTATTGAAATCAAAGAAGGAATCAAACGCATTTTAGAGGCGGGTATTCCTGTAATGGGGCATTTAGGTTTAACTCCTCAGTCTATTTATAAATTTGGAACGTACACCGTTAGAGCCAAAGAAGAGGAAGAGGCAGAACAGTTGATGAAAGACGCTAAAATGCTAGAAGAAATCGGATGTTTTGCTGTTGTATTAGAAAAAATTCCAGCTACATTAGCGAAAAAAGTAGCAGAAAGCATTTCGATTCCTGTTATTGGTATCGGAGCTGGTAATGGGGTGGATGGACAAGTATTGGTTATCCATGATATGATTGGATTAACCCACGAATTCAACCCTAAATTCTTACGTCGTTATTTAAACATTTTTGATCAGATGAAAGATGCTGTTGCACAATATGTTGACGATGTAAAAGCAGTGGATTTCCCTAATGAAAATGAACAGTACTAA